A section of the Subtercola frigoramans genome encodes:
- the ccsB gene encoding c-type cytochrome biogenesis protein CcsB encodes MVLYAAAFIAFALDLARRSAQVSKGNTVSVDGTVTTPAPARETIGAAVGGAGAGGASAATAVADTAAASQKPGGRLFGGRGPDSVGVTAADGGTSKRSLSLRLGVAFTLIGFLLEVTADILRGIAANRVPWANMYEFSMTGTVLIVGVFLLVITRVDLRFLGTFVTGLVLILLGISTVNYYVVIAPLPPALQSAWLVIHVFVASLGTAFFALGFALSGIQLLQYRRETITTGAKFLKLKFLASLPDSVRLENLAYRVNIVGFVFWTFTLIAGAVWAERAWGRYWGWDTKEVWTFIIWVIYAGYIHARATRGWRGSRSAVLAIIGFGAVLFNFGVVNVFFHGLHSYSGL; translated from the coding sequence ATGGTCCTCTACGCAGCTGCGTTCATCGCGTTCGCTCTCGATCTGGCGCGGCGTTCCGCGCAGGTCTCCAAGGGCAACACGGTCAGCGTCGACGGCACGGTGACGACGCCGGCGCCCGCCCGCGAGACCATCGGTGCGGCAGTGGGCGGCGCCGGTGCTGGTGGTGCTTCCGCGGCTACCGCGGTTGCAGACACCGCGGCAGCGTCCCAAAAGCCCGGAGGTCGGTTGTTCGGTGGGCGCGGGCCGGATTCTGTGGGCGTCACCGCGGCCGACGGCGGCACGTCGAAACGCTCGCTGAGCCTGCGCCTCGGCGTCGCGTTCACGCTCATCGGGTTCCTGCTCGAAGTGACGGCCGACATCCTGCGTGGCATTGCCGCCAATCGGGTGCCGTGGGCCAACATGTACGAGTTCTCGATGACCGGCACCGTGCTGATCGTGGGCGTCTTCCTGCTGGTGATCACCCGCGTCGACCTGCGCTTTCTCGGTACCTTCGTCACCGGCCTCGTGCTCATCCTGCTCGGCATCTCGACGGTCAACTACTACGTGGTGATCGCACCGCTGCCGCCGGCGCTCCAGTCGGCGTGGCTCGTCATCCACGTGTTCGTTGCGAGTCTCGGCACCGCATTCTTCGCGCTCGGGTTCGCTCTGTCGGGCATCCAGTTGCTGCAGTATCGGCGTGAGACCATCACGACCGGGGCGAAGTTCCTGAAGCTCAAGTTCTTGGCGTCGCTGCCTGATTCGGTCAGGCTCGAGAACCTCGCCTACCGGGTGAACATCGTCGGGTTCGTGTTCTGGACCTTCACGCTCATTGCCGGCGCAGTCTGGGCCGAGCGTGCGTGGGGCCGCTACTGGGGCTGGGATACCAAAGAGGTCTGGACCTTCATCATCTGGGTCATCTACGCCGGGTACATCCACGCGCGGGCGACCCGAGGCTGGCGCGGATCGCGCTCGGCGGTGCTTGCGATCATCGGCTTCGGCGCGGTGCTGTTCAACTTCGGCGTCGTGAACGTCTTCTTCCACGGCCTGCACTCGTACTCCGGCCTGTAG